From a single Asticcacaulis sp. MM231 genomic region:
- a CDS encoding efflux transporter outer membrane subunit — protein MIHDRSSSSLKPRSAVAITALLAAVALSACTTIPQSAPFASEPSQAKKVNPIDSVNGELWWKGLGDAQLQTLLTQAFNNSPSLAMAEARLNQAQAAVSQFRASSAPQVGLNATAYEGKQSYNYLFPKEAVPQGYKDYGQATLSFNWELDFWGKNRAAIAAASTNAQAAAADAAQARLVLSTAIANAYIELDRLYQERDLAERAVAIRQDSAHLVQQKLDNGVSNQAQNEQARAGIYAAQADLDALDEQIDLNKHLIAMLTGAAPDFAATLKRPALAATPEAFGAVPERIDLNLIGRRPDVIAARWRAEAASAHIKQAHAAFYPNINLAAYVGGQALGLNKLFSSGSDIGQVGPAISLPLFDGGALKANLKSAESEHALAIASYNQDVLVAMQQVADTLTSQKALKSRLDNSEQALTAYEKAYSLSKLRYDGGLSDYTTLLVAEQSLLNQRRVVADLRSRALTLDVALIKSLGGTYAGNTDTSTN, from the coding sequence ATGATACATGACCGTTCCTCCTCTTCATTAAAGCCACGCAGCGCAGTCGCCATCACCGCCTTGCTGGCGGCTGTTGCCTTGAGCGCCTGCACCACGATCCCGCAGAGTGCGCCATTCGCATCTGAGCCCAGCCAGGCCAAGAAGGTCAACCCCATCGATTCCGTGAACGGAGAATTATGGTGGAAAGGGCTTGGCGACGCCCAATTGCAGACCCTGCTCACTCAGGCCTTCAACAATTCGCCCTCTTTGGCCATGGCCGAGGCACGTCTCAATCAGGCCCAGGCCGCCGTGTCACAATTCCGCGCCAGCAGCGCTCCGCAGGTCGGGCTTAACGCCACCGCCTATGAAGGCAAGCAGAGCTACAACTACCTCTTCCCAAAGGAAGCCGTGCCGCAGGGCTATAAGGACTATGGTCAGGCCACGCTGAGCTTCAACTGGGAACTGGATTTCTGGGGTAAAAACCGCGCAGCTATCGCCGCCGCCAGCACCAACGCTCAGGCCGCCGCCGCCGATGCTGCCCAGGCCCGACTGGTGCTTTCCACCGCCATTGCCAATGCCTATATCGAGCTTGACCGCCTGTATCAGGAACGCGATCTGGCCGAGCGTGCCGTCGCCATCCGTCAGGACAGCGCCCATCTGGTGCAGCAAAAGCTCGATAACGGTGTCAGCAACCAGGCCCAGAACGAACAGGCCAGAGCAGGCATCTATGCTGCGCAGGCCGATCTCGACGCGCTAGATGAGCAGATCGATCTCAACAAGCACCTGATCGCCATGCTGACCGGCGCCGCACCCGATTTCGCCGCCACGCTCAAGCGCCCTGCCCTCGCCGCCACCCCTGAGGCCTTCGGCGCCGTGCCGGAGCGCATCGATCTCAACCTGATCGGCCGCCGTCCTGACGTCATCGCCGCCCGCTGGCGCGCCGAGGCCGCTTCGGCCCATATCAAGCAAGCCCACGCCGCCTTCTACCCCAATATCAACCTGGCCGCCTATGTCGGCGGACAAGCCTTAGGCCTTAACAAGCTGTTCTCTTCCGGCTCAGATATCGGCCAGGTCGGCCCGGCCATCAGCCTGCCCCTGTTTGATGGCGGTGCGCTGAAGGCCAATCTCAAATCGGCCGAATCCGAACACGCTCTGGCCATCGCCAGCTACAATCAGGATGTCCTCGTCGCCATGCAGCAGGTAGCCGACACCCTGACCAGCCAGAAGGCGCTGAAATCAAGGCTCGACAATTCCGAGCAGGCCCTGACCGCTTACGAAAAGGCCTATAGCCTGTCGAAGCTGCGCTATGATGGCGGCCTGTCGGATTACACCACCCTGCTGGTGGCCGAGCAAAGCCTGCTTAACCAGCGCCGTGTCGTCGCCGACCTGCGCAGCCGCGCCCTGACCCTTGACGTCGCCCTGATCAAGTCCCTTGGCGGGACCTATGCGGGCAATACCGACACCTCCACGAATTAA
- a CDS encoding TetR/AcrR family transcriptional regulator, translating into MDTKLTKTIEGKGRMSGEGRREAILDVASEIFLTEGYASASMSSIAARLGGSKGTLYNYFKSKEELFLAYVQRTCAQHRGNIAALLIGDGDARTVLTAFGKGYLRAFTAEQILQNWRVISAESSKSPAIGREFYESGPMQGARMLADYMQKAKDRGELTMPDVMVAAHQFTSLIHGRMIKARLLNFIPVPTDAEIAAEVEAAIFVFFAAYGAKA; encoded by the coding sequence ATGGATACCAAGCTGACCAAGACGATTGAGGGCAAAGGCCGTATGAGCGGTGAGGGGCGCCGCGAAGCAATTCTCGATGTTGCGTCTGAGATATTCCTGACCGAAGGCTATGCCAGCGCGTCGATGTCCTCGATCGCTGCCAGGCTCGGTGGCTCAAAGGGTACGCTCTATAACTACTTCAAGAGCAAAGAAGAGTTGTTCCTGGCCTATGTGCAGCGTACCTGCGCCCAGCATCGCGGTAATATTGCTGCCCTGCTGATCGGGGATGGCGATGCCCGCACCGTACTGACCGCTTTTGGCAAGGGCTATCTGCGCGCCTTTACCGCAGAACAGATCCTGCAAAACTGGCGTGTCATTTCTGCGGAAAGCTCCAAATCACCCGCTATCGGCCGCGAGTTCTATGAAAGTGGCCCTATGCAAGGAGCGCGTATGCTGGCCGATTACATGCAAAAGGCCAAGGATCGCGGTGAATTGACCATGCCGGACGTTATGGTGGCGGCGCATCAGTTCACCTCGCTGATCCATGGTCGCATGATCAAGGCGCGCCTGCTCAACTTTATCCCGGTGCCAACGGATGCCGAGATCGCGGCCGAGGTTGAGGCGGCAATCTTTGTCTTTTTCGCCGCTTACGGTGCGAAGGCTTAG
- the hppD gene encoding 4-hydroxyphenylpyruvate dioxygenase, giving the protein MNDNPLGLNGFAFVEFTGPDTTAMARQLEMMGFVAASCHPERDIVRYKQGTINFLLNTSASPQAKEFAAHHGPSANGMGFRVTDAAKAYDLALKSGAVAYDAAQGALGAGSYVLQGIGGSLLYLIDHDLYADWIAIEGAEEAEAANSVGFQVLDHLTHNVARGQMRTWSSFYAQIFGFEEQKYFNIKGQATGLFSQAMIAPDGAIRIPLNESQDDTSQIEEFLRQYKGEGIQHIALTTDNIYDTVEMLRARGVKLQDTIETYYDLIDKRVPGHGEDLQRLKANRILIDGDVESEGILLQIFTENTFGPIFFEVIQRKGNQGFGNGNFQALFESIELDQIRRGVIKVA; this is encoded by the coding sequence ATGAACGATAATCCTCTAGGTCTCAATGGTTTCGCGTTTGTCGAGTTCACAGGCCCCGACACCACCGCCATGGCACGTCAACTGGAGATGATGGGATTCGTCGCCGCTTCGTGTCACCCTGAGCGCGACATCGTGCGCTATAAGCAGGGCACAATCAACTTCCTGCTCAACACCTCAGCCAGTCCGCAAGCGAAAGAATTTGCCGCGCACCATGGCCCTTCGGCCAATGGCATGGGGTTCCGCGTCACCGATGCCGCCAAAGCCTATGATCTGGCGCTGAAAAGCGGCGCCGTCGCCTACGATGCCGCCCAAGGCGCGCTCGGAGCCGGCAGCTATGTGCTGCAAGGCATCGGCGGATCGCTGCTCTATCTCATCGACCACGATCTCTATGCTGACTGGATCGCCATCGAAGGCGCAGAAGAGGCGGAGGCAGCCAACAGCGTTGGTTTCCAAGTGCTTGATCACCTGACACACAATGTGGCGCGCGGCCAGATGCGTACCTGGTCCAGCTTCTACGCCCAGATTTTCGGCTTTGAAGAGCAGAAGTATTTCAACATCAAGGGACAAGCGACCGGCCTGTTCTCGCAAGCCATGATCGCGCCCGACGGCGCCATCCGCATCCCGCTCAACGAGAGCCAGGACGACACCAGCCAGATCGAGGAATTCCTGCGCCAGTACAAAGGCGAAGGCATCCAGCATATCGCGCTGACCACCGACAACATCTACGATACGGTCGAAATGCTGCGCGCCCGCGGCGTGAAGCTCCAGGATACGATCGAGACCTATTACGATCTGATCGATAAGCGCGTGCCTGGCCACGGTGAGGATCTGCAACGCCTTAAGGCCAACCGCATTCTGATCGATGGCGATGTCGAGAGCGAAGGCATTTTGCTGCAGATCTTTACTGAGAACACCTTCGGGCCGATCTTCTTCGAAGTTATCCAGCGCAAGGGGAATCAGGGCTTTGGCAATGGCAATTTCCAGGCGCTGTTTGAATCGATTGAACTTGATCAGATCCGTCGCGGGGTTATCAAGGTGGCTTAA
- a CDS encoding isoaspartyl peptidase/L-asparaginase yields the protein MIALALHGGAGAKAGRDYSVEIANMREIAQFARDSLLNGAKAFDIVTEVVRQLEDSGLYVAGKGASPNAAGFYELDASLMNGADRACGAVTALQGFANPVLVARAVMEKTPHVMLAGEGAGLFAHEQGFEPIADEAEYFTRAGRFESNHPPGTLAHGTVGCVCLDSYGHLAAATSTAGVFGKLPGRVGDTPIIGAGTWADGQTAVSCTGQGEYFIRVNASAQLAFRHAGGQALGEAADATLQQIVNMGGEGGLIALNAKGEVIVPFRSQGMKRAWFSGDSEIVSEAF from the coding sequence ATGATCGCTCTCGCCCTGCATGGCGGTGCCGGTGCCAAGGCCGGCCGCGACTATTCCGTCGAAATCGCCAATATGCGCGAGATAGCGCAATTCGCCCGTGACAGCTTGCTTAATGGTGCGAAAGCCTTCGATATCGTCACCGAAGTGGTCCGCCAGCTTGAAGATTCCGGCCTCTATGTCGCGGGCAAAGGCGCCTCGCCCAACGCTGCCGGTTTCTATGAACTCGACGCCAGCCTGATGAATGGCGCCGACCGCGCTTGCGGCGCGGTCACCGCCCTGCAAGGTTTCGCCAATCCGGTTCTGGTGGCGCGCGCCGTTATGGAAAAGACCCCGCACGTTATGCTGGCCGGCGAAGGCGCAGGCCTCTTTGCTCACGAGCAGGGTTTTGAGCCCATCGCCGACGAGGCCGAGTATTTCACTCGCGCCGGCCGCTTCGAATCCAACCACCCGCCTGGCACATTGGCTCACGGGACGGTCGGCTGCGTCTGTCTCGACAGCTACGGCCACCTCGCCGCCGCCACCTCAACCGCCGGCGTCTTCGGTAAACTGCCCGGTCGCGTCGGCGACACGCCGATCATCGGGGCCGGCACCTGGGCCGATGGCCAGACCGCTGTGTCCTGCACCGGTCAGGGCGAATACTTCATCCGCGTCAACGCGTCAGCGCAACTGGCCTTCCGCCACGCCGGCGGACAGGCGCTCGGCGAAGCCGCCGACGCCACCTTACAGCAAATCGTCAATATGGGTGGCGAAGGCGGCCTGATCGCCCTCAATGCCAAGGGCGAGGTCATCGTCCCCTTTCGCTCGCAAGGCATGAAGCGCGCCTGGTTCTCAGGCGACAGCGAGATCGTTTCCGAAGCTTTCTAA
- a CDS encoding amino acid aminotransferase — MPSHLLARPHLFDALDDRPLDAMLTLLHLLRNDPRANKIDLGIGVYGDDNGHTPVMQAVKMAERNLIETQSSKAYLAAEGDAHFIDLLTQRVLGTAEDSRYCGVQTPGGTGALRLAAELIHKANPEACVWLGTPTWINHHALIRSAGLHILEHPFFDQATQTVLFDEMMTALESARTGDVLLLHACCHNPTGADFTPAQWRTIGELVSRKGLIPLIDIAYQGLGQGMEADADAMRTLLDSVPEAIIAASCSKNFGLYRERIGALWVKADSATAALRARGNLILIARAMWSMPPDHGAAVVRTILNSTDLTQIWLTELEQMRTRLNTMRAELAKAVPQLASVAQQSGMFALLPLNREAVADLRVKHGIYMVENGRMNIAGLQAGNLPRFAAALKPYLQGAQHER, encoded by the coding sequence ATGCCTTCCCATCTGCTGGCCCGCCCCCATCTTTTCGATGCGCTTGATGATCGGCCGCTCGACGCCATGCTGACCTTGCTCCATTTGCTGCGCAACGATCCGCGGGCCAACAAGATTGATCTAGGCATTGGCGTGTATGGCGATGACAACGGCCACACGCCGGTTATGCAGGCCGTCAAGATGGCCGAACGCAACCTGATCGAGACGCAAAGCAGCAAGGCCTATCTGGCCGCCGAGGGCGACGCGCATTTTATAGACTTGCTGACGCAACGAGTTTTGGGCACCGCTGAGGACAGCCGCTATTGCGGCGTACAGACGCCCGGCGGCACAGGTGCCCTGCGCCTGGCAGCCGAACTGATCCACAAGGCCAATCCGGAAGCGTGCGTCTGGTTGGGTACGCCGACCTGGATCAATCACCATGCCCTGATCCGCTCCGCCGGTCTGCACATCCTCGAACACCCGTTCTTCGATCAGGCCACGCAGACCGTGCTGTTCGATGAGATGATGACCGCACTGGAAAGCGCCCGCACCGGCGACGTGCTGTTGCTGCACGCCTGCTGCCATAACCCGACCGGCGCGGACTTCACGCCCGCTCAGTGGCGTACCATCGGCGAACTGGTTAGCCGCAAGGGCCTGATCCCGCTGATCGACATCGCCTATCAGGGCTTGGGGCAAGGCATGGAGGCCGACGCCGACGCCATGCGCACCCTGCTCGACAGCGTGCCGGAAGCGATCATCGCCGCGTCTTGTTCCAAGAATTTCGGCCTTTACCGCGAACGCATCGGCGCCTTGTGGGTCAAGGCCGACAGCGCCACCGCCGCCCTGCGTGCGCGTGGTAATCTGATCCTGATCGCGCGCGCCATGTGGTCGATGCCGCCCGATCACGGCGCCGCGGTTGTGCGCACCATCCTCAATTCGACCGACCTGACGCAAATCTGGCTCACCGAGCTTGAACAGATGCGCACCCGCCTCAACACCATGCGTGCCGAACTGGCGAAAGCCGTGCCGCAACTGGCTTCGGTGGCGCAGCAAAGCGGCATGTTTGCACTCTTGCCCTTAAACCGCGAAGCCGTGGCCGACCTGCGCGTTAAGCATGGCATCTACATGGTGGAAAACGGTCGCATGAACATCGCCGGTCTGCAAGCGGGCAACCTGCCGCGCTTCGCCGCTGCGCTGAAACCCTATCTGCAAGGAGCCCAACATGAACGATAA
- a CDS encoding DHA2 family efflux MFS transporter permease subunit, which produces MSSSAAPATGAPAFPAPMTGSLLAITALALALGTFMQVLDGTIANVSVPTIAGDLGVSTSQGTWVITSFAVSNGISVPLTGWLMGRYGVVKTFTASVLLFTIASFLCGIAWNINSLIFFRILQGAVSGPMIPGSQALLMMIFPPNKRGTALAIWSMTTLVAPICGPILGGYISDNFTWPWIFFINLPVGAFCAFFCWRGMASRETPTYQRPIDRTGFALLVIWVGALQVMLDTGKDVDWFNSPAIVVETLVAIIAFIAWVIWELNDKNPMVDLSFFKTRNFAFGTLVLCVAYAIFFGANLLMPLWLQTNMGYIATWAGLVAAPSGIIAVILTPFAARMLNRYDARILGTVSLVLFALSFFMRSLYTTEASFFQLMLPTLVMGAAMSFFFISFISIGLNGIPPERVPAASGLSNFARIIAGSFAASLVTTIWERSESQHQTRLAEIMGGPGNPGNTGGGGGFSEPMSDALNQATQYGLTTAQGISVIVRQVSSQAFLLATVDLFRISSIIIILLIPAVWLCRKTLVTGPVTHAAD; this is translated from the coding sequence ATGTCCTCCTCCGCTGCGCCCGCCACGGGTGCACCCGCCTTTCCCGCGCCCATGACCGGCAGCCTGCTGGCCATCACCGCACTAGCCCTGGCGCTCGGCACCTTCATGCAGGTGCTCGACGGCACCATCGCGAACGTGTCGGTGCCGACCATCGCCGGCGATCTCGGCGTCTCGACCTCGCAAGGCACCTGGGTCATCACCTCGTTCGCGGTATCCAACGGCATATCCGTGCCCCTCACCGGCTGGCTGATGGGGCGATACGGTGTGGTGAAGACCTTCACCGCCTCGGTGCTTTTGTTCACCATCGCCTCCTTCCTTTGCGGCATCGCCTGGAACATCAACTCGCTGATCTTCTTCCGCATCCTGCAAGGCGCGGTGTCTGGCCCGATGATCCCCGGCTCACAAGCCCTGCTGATGATGATCTTCCCGCCCAATAAACGCGGCACAGCCCTGGCGATCTGGTCGATGACGACGCTGGTGGCCCCAATCTGCGGGCCGATTCTGGGGGGCTATATCTCCGATAACTTCACGTGGCCGTGGATCTTCTTCATCAACCTGCCGGTCGGCGCCTTCTGCGCCTTCTTCTGCTGGCGTGGCATGGCTTCACGCGAAACCCCGACCTATCAGCGCCCGATCGATCGCACAGGCTTTGCCCTGCTTGTCATCTGGGTCGGCGCCCTGCAGGTCATGCTCGACACCGGCAAGGACGTCGACTGGTTCAACTCGCCGGCCATCGTGGTAGAAACCCTTGTCGCCATCATAGCCTTCATCGCCTGGGTGATCTGGGAACTGAACGACAAGAACCCGATGGTGGACTTAAGCTTCTTCAAGACGCGCAATTTCGCCTTCGGTACGCTGGTGCTCTGTGTGGCCTACGCCATCTTTTTCGGCGCCAACCTCTTGATGCCTTTATGGCTGCAAACCAATATGGGCTATATCGCCACCTGGGCCGGCCTGGTGGCCGCGCCTTCGGGCATAATCGCCGTCATCCTGACGCCGTTTGCCGCCCGGATGCTCAACCGTTATGACGCGCGCATCCTCGGCACGGTATCACTGGTGCTGTTCGCCCTGTCCTTCTTCATGCGCTCGCTCTACACCACCGAGGCCAGCTTCTTCCAACTGATGCTGCCCACCCTCGTCATGGGTGCGGCGATGAGCTTCTTCTTCATCTCCTTCATCAGCATCGGACTGAACGGCATTCCGCCCGAGCGCGTGCCGGCCGCCTCCGGCCTGTCGAACTTCGCTCGCATCATCGCCGGTTCGTTCGCCGCTTCGCTGGTGACCACTATTTGGGAGCGCAGCGAAAGCCAGCACCAGACGCGTCTGGCTGAGATTATGGGCGGGCCCGGCAATCCAGGCAATACTGGGGGCGGGGGTGGTTTTAGCGAGCCAATGAGTGATGCTCTGAACCAGGCGACTCAATACGGCCTGACCACCGCTCAAGGTATCAGTGTAATCGTTCGGCAGGTGTCATCGCAGGCCTTCCTTCTGGCTACGGTCGATCTGTTTCGCATCTCGTCGATCATCATCATCCTGCTGATCCCGGCCGTTTGGCTGTGCCGCAAGACCCTGGTCACCGGCCCGGTTACACACGCAGCGGATTAA
- a CDS encoding HlyD family efflux transporter periplasmic adaptor subunit codes for MPDTAQATDKVQSSAPKPVATATGDANRKRLLTYLGIAVVIGAVTYGAYYGLVASHYVSTDNAYVGTDTAQVNALVSGPVATIVVSETQVVKAGDVLLTIDDADAKIAVAQAKAALALAQRHVQGYYASDEALAGQVGASQAEVARATAMIASAQSGLDNAKTELTRRQNLAQSGAVSQEELTTAQNAYTQAQAAYNTAVANRASAVAGVQAAGGQRATNAAQFTGASADQNPEVLAAQAKLDAANLALERTVVRAPTDGIVARKAVQVGQQVAVGTPLMTVVPTARAYVDANFKEGQLRKVIPGQTVELHSDLYGKSVTYHGTVRGISGGTGSAFSLIPAQNASGNWIKVVQRLPVRIDLDPKELAAHPLRVGLSMDAEIDTRK; via the coding sequence ATGCCCGATACCGCCCAAGCCACTGACAAGGTTCAGTCTTCCGCCCCCAAGCCTGTGGCCACCGCCACAGGCGACGCCAATCGCAAACGCCTGCTGACCTATCTCGGCATCGCCGTCGTCATCGGCGCTGTCACCTATGGCGCCTATTACGGCCTCGTCGCCTCGCATTACGTCTCGACCGACAACGCCTATGTCGGCACCGACACGGCGCAGGTCAATGCTCTGGTCTCCGGACCGGTGGCCACGATCGTCGTTTCGGAAACACAGGTGGTGAAGGCCGGCGACGTGCTGCTCACCATTGATGACGCCGACGCGAAGATCGCCGTGGCGCAGGCCAAGGCCGCCCTCGCTTTGGCGCAGCGCCATGTGCAAGGCTATTATGCCAGCGACGAAGCCCTCGCCGGTCAGGTCGGCGCCAGTCAGGCCGAGGTGGCCCGCGCCACCGCCATGATCGCTTCGGCGCAATCGGGGCTCGATAACGCCAAGACCGAACTGACCCGCCGACAAAACCTGGCTCAATCCGGCGCCGTGTCGCAGGAAGAACTGACCACAGCCCAGAACGCCTATACCCAGGCCCAGGCCGCCTACAACACCGCCGTCGCCAACCGCGCCTCGGCCGTGGCCGGCGTTCAGGCCGCGGGCGGCCAGCGCGCCACCAATGCGGCGCAGTTCACCGGCGCCAGCGCTGACCAAAACCCCGAAGTACTGGCAGCCCAAGCCAAACTCGACGCCGCCAATCTGGCGCTCGAACGCACCGTAGTGCGCGCACCCACCGATGGCATCGTCGCCCGGAAGGCCGTCCAGGTCGGCCAGCAGGTCGCCGTCGGCACACCCCTGATGACCGTCGTGCCAACCGCACGCGCCTATGTCGACGCCAACTTCAAGGAAGGCCAGCTCAGGAAGGTCATCCCTGGCCAGACGGTTGAGCTGCATTCCGACCTGTATGGCAAGAGCGTCACCTATCACGGCACGGTCCGCGGTATTTCCGGTGGTACGGGTTCGGCCTTCTCGCTGATCCCGGCCCAGAACGCTTCGGGCAACTGGATCAAGGTGGTCCAGCGCCTGCCTGTCCGCATCGACCTCGATCCGAAGGAACTGGCCGCGCACCCCTTGCGCGTTGGCCTCTCGATGGATGCCGAAATCGATACACGTAAGTAA
- a CDS encoding polysaccharide deacetylase family protein — MKNAFVTLATICALNAFPVFAEAPKGFEVAITVDDLPSHGAVPPGVSRVDVARDYLAALKAHKVSGVYGFINAIHIKADPSSAEVLKMWRAAGYPLGNHGYSHMNINAGGLEAFEGDLMGNEPVLAELMKGEDWRVLRFPFLNAGTDPALHSGIMDWLKAHNYRIADVTMSFNDWAYTDTYARCMAKGDAATIETMKAQYMLGVKASIARGLSGSEKVYGRQFRTSC; from the coding sequence ATGAAAAACGCCTTTGTCACCCTTGCCACTATCTGCGCCTTAAATGCGTTTCCCGTATTCGCCGAAGCGCCGAAAGGTTTCGAGGTCGCCATCACGGTCGATGACCTGCCGTCGCATGGCGCGGTGCCGCCGGGCGTCAGCCGGGTCGATGTAGCGCGGGACTATCTGGCGGCGCTCAAGGCGCATAAGGTGTCGGGTGTCTATGGCTTCATCAATGCTATCCATATCAAGGCAGATCCGTCGAGCGCCGAGGTGCTGAAGATGTGGCGCGCGGCGGGTTATCCGCTCGGCAATCATGGCTATAGCCATATGAACATCAATGCCGGCGGGCTTGAGGCCTTCGAAGGCGACCTGATGGGCAATGAGCCCGTCCTGGCCGAGCTGATGAAGGGTGAAGACTGGCGCGTGCTGCGCTTTCCCTTCCTCAATGCCGGCACAGATCCGGCGCTGCACAGTGGCATCATGGACTGGCTGAAAGCGCACAACTACCGCATCGCCGACGTCACCATGAGCTTTAACGACTGGGCCTATACCGACACCTATGCGCGCTGCATGGCCAAGGGCGATGCGGCGACGATTGAAACGATGAAAGCGCAATATATGTTGGGCGTGAAGGCCTCCATTGCGCGGGGGCTGAGCGGTTCGGAAAAGGTTTACGGCCGGCAATTCCGCACGTCCTGCTGA
- a CDS encoding ATP-binding cassette domain-containing protein: MTFADFFKTLKTTYGSRLFLTAVFAAGVSISAVSLLGISGWFLTGAAVAGAGGVLLAQGFNYLLPSAAIRFFAITRTILRYGERYTGHSAALRAMADLRPALLTRVINAQPEITLRLSRGEASSRFIQDVSALENALVMQSAPIAGLAGMVTALILTALAGLWGALVLLVFMAIALAGSIWIHRRINDNSASEQAAMGAVKARFFALMTLLPDIRAYDLRKPLLMELETLETALVEARTRVIGKDALSNAWTTGLTGLALACVAMAALGQPLAHMALAILAASMGFESLGILIKAIAQKDGFDQARVRVADIYDQPQVSAPLGFETPAFSFKGETIRLDSTLRLRIDGPSGSGKTRLIETLMGLQKVEGLEVHSSRDQFSLCPQDAGLITGTIRDNLLMAFSDEALKGLSQAARETALFGALEVACLSNRVKALPKGLDTWIGDGGVTLSGGERKRLALARSLLREAPILILDEPTEGLDLATEAQVVGNLAKHLSEKRQGLILISHREGPRVLTDHILSV; this comes from the coding sequence ATGACCTTCGCCGATTTCTTCAAAACCCTCAAAACGACCTACGGCTCTCGCCTGTTTCTCACGGCCGTCTTTGCGGCAGGTGTCAGTATTTCCGCTGTCAGCCTGCTGGGGATTTCCGGCTGGTTCCTGACCGGAGCGGCCGTGGCCGGGGCTGGCGGCGTTCTTCTGGCGCAGGGCTTTAACTACCTGTTGCCGAGCGCCGCCATTCGCTTCTTCGCCATTACCCGCACCATCCTGCGCTATGGTGAGCGTTATACCGGCCACTCGGCGGCGCTCCGGGCCATGGCCGATCTGCGCCCGGCCTTGCTGACGCGCGTGATCAACGCGCAGCCTGAAATAACCTTGCGCTTAAGCCGCGGCGAAGCCTCCAGCCGCTTTATTCAGGACGTCAGCGCCCTCGAAAACGCGCTGGTGATGCAGAGCGCGCCCATCGCCGGCCTTGCCGGTATGGTGACGGCCCTGATCTTGACCGCGCTGGCCGGACTATGGGGCGCCCTTGTTCTGCTCGTCTTCATGGCCATTGCCCTGGCCGGCAGTATATGGATACACCGCCGCATCAACGATAACAGCGCTTCGGAACAGGCGGCCATGGGCGCGGTGAAGGCGCGCTTCTTCGCCCTGATGACCTTACTGCCGGATATCCGCGCCTATGATCTGCGCAAGCCTCTGCTGATGGAGCTAGAGACGCTGGAGACCGCCTTGGTCGAGGCCCGCACCCGCGTTATCGGCAAGGATGCGCTCAGCAACGCCTGGACCACAGGGTTGACCGGGCTCGCCCTCGCCTGCGTCGCCATGGCTGCCCTGGGCCAGCCTCTGGCGCATATGGCGCTGGCGATCCTGGCCGCCAGCATGGGCTTTGAGAGTCTCGGCATCCTGATCAAGGCTATAGCGCAGAAGGACGGATTCGATCAGGCTCGCGTGCGCGTCGCCGACATCTACGACCAGCCGCAGGTTTCTGCCCCGCTTGGGTTTGAGACGCCGGCTTTCAGCTTCAAGGGGGAAACGATCAGGCTCGACAGCACCTTGCGCCTGCGCATCGACGGCCCCTCCGGCAGTGGCAAGACGCGCCTGATCGAGACCTTGATGGGATTGCAAAAAGTGGAAGGTCTGGAGGTTCACTCAAGCCGGGATCAGTTTTCACTCTGTCCGCAGGACGCCGGCCTGATCACCGGCACGATCCGCGACAACCTGCTGATGGCCTTTTCCGACGAAGCCCTGAAAGGCTTGAGCCAAGCCGCGCGAGAAACGGCTCTTTTCGGCGCATTGGAAGTCGCCTGCCTGTCTAACCGTGTAAAGGCCTTGCCAAAAGGCCTCGATACCTGGATCGGCGATGGTGGCGTCACGCTTTCGGGTGGCGAGCGCAAACGCCTCGCTCTCGCGCGCAGCCTGCTGCGCGAGGCGCCGATCCTTATTCTTGATGAACCGACCGAAGGGCTCGACCTTGCCACCGAAGCTCAAGTGGTCGGAAATCTGGCGAAGCATCTGTCTGAAAAGCGGCAGGGCCTGATACTGATCAGTCACCGCGAAGGGCCGCGCGTTTTGACGGACCATATCCTGTCGGTTTAG